Genomic segment of Planctomycetota bacterium:
CTGATGCGACGAACATCGAGACGCAAGGGGATATTGAGGGCGTGCCCGTCATCGGTTTGCACGACTTGCTCTGGCTGAAGTTGTTGGCCGGGCGGATGCAGGACTTGGCCGACATCATGCAACTGTGCAAATTGCACCTGGGCCAGATTGATCCCGAGCGCGTCTTGTCGCGACTGCTGCCCGAGGACGCCGACCTGCGCGCCACGCTGCTCGAGATTATTCGCAAGGCGCCGATCGAAATCGCCAACGAACAACGGCTGGGCCAGGGAATTGTCCCGCCACGGCCCCGGAACTGAGACAGATACGCTATGGGAATCGTCATTGTTGACGGAAAAGAAGTCGAAGTCGGCGACAGCGAGCGCCTGAATGGCATTCAGGCCGCGCGTCGCGCCGGCGTCGAGATTCCGCATTACTGCTGGCACGCCGGATTGTCGGTCGTGGCCAGTTGCCGCATGTGTCTGGTCGAGACGGGAACGCGCGACCCGGCCACCGGCAAGATCAC
This window contains:
- a CDS encoding 2Fe-2S iron-sulfur cluster binding domain-containing protein, whose protein sequence is MGIVIVDGKEVEVGDSERLNGIQAARRAGVEIPHYCWHAGLSVVASCRMCLVETGTRDPATGKIT